From Myxocyprinus asiaticus isolate MX2 ecotype Aquarium Trade chromosome 49, UBuf_Myxa_2, whole genome shotgun sequence, a single genomic window includes:
- the LOC127437954 gene encoding ranBP-type and C3HC4-type zinc finger-containing protein 1-like: protein MASLDASSNITEAEDAARLLSEAINSRDKEEASKCLDRLLDLKLPVCVKISPEVYSQDTIRLRVGVADIMSDAYSPITIMVPVYMTISELKEKINQDYGFHPAVQRWVIGKRLAQEKETLFYYGIRKHDDSAFLFILTARAAHLSREQERKEKEDKRMDGIIENMDVIECPAPCSPVLVARGNDLPHPPLSPKPQPRWSCPECTFLNKPTRPGCEMCSTARPENYKVPDLYQPDEEESRRLQQEELASMQYQQTLLEEQKRNFQELLETDSHSLVENVDELDCAICFCTVMPGEGAVLRECLHSFCRECLKGTVLNCTDAEVSCPFVDQEYSCDYKLQDREIKSLLSQDEYHKFLELRLSIAESCAENSYHCKTADCPGWCIFEDDVNEFTCNNCNETNCLLCKAIHKGMNCKEYQDDLHVRAQNDAAARQTTEMLEQLLKNGEAMECPKCKVIVQKKDGCDWICCMMCKTEICWVTKQARWGPKGAGDTSGGCRCRVNGVLCHPQCQNCH from the exons ATGGCTTCCCTTGATGCATCTAGCAATATAACAGAAG CGGAGGACGCAGCTCGACTGCTGAGTGAAGCAATCAATTCGAGAGATAAAGAGGAGGCAAGCAAATGCCTGGATCGACTTTTGGATCTGAAACTCCCTGTGTGTGTTAAAATAAGTCCAGAAGTGTACTCGCAAGACACCATCAG GCTGAGAGTAGGGGTGGCGGACATCATGTCAGATGCCTACAGCCCAATAACAATAATGGTACCTGTTTACATGACTATATCAGAGTTGAAAGAAAAG ATCAATCAAGACTACGGATTCCACCCGGCCGTCCAACGTTGGGTGATCGGGAAGCGTCTCGCCCAGGAAAAAGAGACTCTGTTCTATTATGGGATCAGAAAACATGACGACTCTGCCTTTTTGTTCATCCTTACGGCCCGGGCCGCCCATCTGAGTCGTGAGcaggaaagaaaagagaaagaggatAAACGAATGGATG GTATAATTGAGAACATGGATGTCATAGAGTGTCCAGCCCCATGCTCTCCGGTTCTGGTTGCCAGAGGAAATGAtcttcctcatcctcctcttTCTCCCAAACCTCAG cctCGTTGGTCATGTCCGGAGTGCACGTTCCTGAATAAACCGACACGTCCTGGATGTGAGATGTGCAGCACAGCGAGACCTGAGAATTACAAAGTACCAGATCTGTACCAGCCAGATGAGGAAGAAAGCAGAAGACTTCAACAGGAGGAACTCGCTAGTATGCAGTACCAGCAG ACTCTTCTGGAAGAACAGAAGAGGAATTTCCAAGAACTCTTGGAAACGGATTCCCACAGCCTGGTGGAGAATGTGGATGAGTTGGACTGCGCAATCTGCTTTTGCACCGTCATGCCAGGAGAGGGTGCTGTTCTAAGAGAGTGTCTGCATAGCTTTTGCAG AGAATGTCTCAAAGGAACTGTACTGAATTGTACAGATGCTGAAGTGTCATGCCCTTTTGTAGATCAGGAGTATTCCTGTGACTACAAACTTCAAGACAGAGAAATCAAATCA CTTCTCTCTCAGGATGAGTATCATAAGTTTCTAGAATTGAGGCTGAGCATCGCAGAATCCTGCGCTGAGAACAGCTACCACTGCAAGACGGCCGATTGTCCCGGCTGGTGCATCTTCGAAGACGACGTGAATGAGTTTACGTGTAATAATTGCAATGAGACGAACTGTCTCCTCTGCAAG GCTATCCACAAGGGAATGAACTGCAAAGAATATCAGGATGACCTTCATGTAAGAGCACAGAATGATGCTGCAGCCCGACAGACAACAGAGATGCTTGAG CAACTCCTGAAGAATGGCGAGGCAATGGAGTGTCCCAAATGTAAAGTGATTGTTCAGAAGAAAGACGGCTGTGACTGGATCTGTTGTATGATGTGTAAGACAGAGATCTGCTGGGTGACCAAACAGGCTCGATGGGGACCAAAG